In Aliiglaciecola sp. LCG003, a genomic segment contains:
- a CDS encoding PHB depolymerase family esterase codes for MKNLLLLALPMLVSKAFAGPLQQLDLDIEHISVSGISSGGFMANQFHLAHSKWVDKAAIIAAGPYYCAQGSIGGALSQCVNKVDTPIDLALLKQQAENYAKAGLIDAIGNLQHSKVWLFHGNKDTRVIAPVSEALFTQYSNWIKPENLKYISDKPFAHHFPTQKNGHQCDESKAPFIGKCNYDAAGEFLSFLFDSLKPASEKPSGQVVEFDQRELGGEVASTLAKTGYAYVPNSCSQGEQCTLHMSFHGCNQNAEAVDQQFIQQNGLNNWADSNHMVVLYPQTRASMMMPLNPQGCWDWWGYTGENYATKSGKQIQAVENIVKHMAK; via the coding sequence ATGAAAAATTTATTACTGTTAGCTTTACCTATGCTGGTTTCAAAAGCCTTTGCTGGCCCTTTGCAACAGCTGGATTTAGATATTGAGCATATCAGCGTATCGGGGATTTCAAGTGGCGGATTTATGGCGAATCAATTTCACCTTGCCCACTCTAAATGGGTCGATAAAGCTGCGATCATTGCTGCTGGGCCATATTATTGTGCACAGGGATCTATTGGTGGCGCATTATCCCAATGTGTAAACAAAGTGGATACCCCCATCGACCTTGCCTTGCTTAAGCAACAAGCCGAGAATTATGCCAAAGCTGGACTGATTGATGCAATTGGTAACTTACAGCACAGCAAGGTTTGGTTATTTCACGGTAACAAAGACACCCGCGTAATTGCCCCGGTCAGCGAAGCACTGTTTACCCAATATTCAAACTGGATAAAGCCTGAAAACCTTAAATACATTAGCGACAAGCCATTCGCTCATCACTTTCCAACCCAAAAAAACGGCCACCAGTGCGATGAATCCAAAGCGCCATTTATCGGTAAATGTAACTATGATGCCGCGGGTGAGTTTTTGTCATTTTTGTTCGATTCGTTGAAACCAGCTAGCGAGAAACCTAGCGGTCAGGTAGTGGAATTTGATCAACGTGAATTGGGCGGTGAAGTCGCGAGCACATTGGCAAAAACAGGTTATGCGTATGTGCCCAATAGCTGTAGTCAAGGTGAGCAATGCACCCTTCACATGAGCTTTCATGGCTGCAATCAGAACGCAGAGGCTGTAGACCAGCAATTCATTCAACAAAATGGCTTAAACAACTGGGCCGATAGTAACCATATGGTTGTCTTGTACCCCCAAACTCGTGCATCCATGATGATGCCACTCAACCCTCAAGGTTGCTGGGATTGGTGGGGATATACCGGCGAGAATTATGCAACTAAATCTGGCAAACAGATTCAGGCTGTCGAAAATATTGTTAAACACATGGCTAAATAA
- a CDS encoding 3-hydroxybutyrate dehydrogenase — protein sequence MSTKTVLITGGASGIGYGIGEYLGNQGHHIVIADINGQSAELAAGKLRKLGIVADSIVIDVSSSQQIEGLVDALMPLQIDVLINNAGIQHVSKLEDFPADKWQMLINIMLVGPALLSKAFLPGMRERNFGRIINIGSLHSLVASPYKSAYVAAKHGLLGFAKTVALEIGQANITINTLCPAYVKTPLVEQQIAAQALQNNITEAEVIDKIMLEPMPKKAFISIDELAASAAFLISDGARNMTAQTLVIDGGWTAR from the coding sequence ATGTCTACTAAAACCGTATTAATTACCGGTGGTGCAAGTGGTATTGGCTATGGCATTGGCGAATACTTAGGGAATCAAGGCCATCATATAGTGATTGCTGATATCAATGGCCAGTCTGCTGAGTTAGCGGCCGGCAAATTGAGGAAGTTAGGTATAGTTGCAGACTCTATCGTAATAGATGTATCCAGTAGCCAACAAATAGAAGGCTTGGTTGATGCCTTGATGCCACTTCAAATAGATGTATTGATTAATAATGCTGGCATTCAACATGTCTCTAAATTGGAAGATTTCCCTGCGGATAAATGGCAGATGTTAATCAATATCATGTTAGTTGGACCCGCATTATTGTCGAAGGCTTTTTTGCCCGGTATGCGAGAGCGTAATTTTGGCCGTATTATTAATATTGGCTCCTTGCATTCATTGGTCGCCTCCCCCTACAAATCAGCTTATGTAGCCGCGAAACATGGTCTGCTCGGCTTTGCCAAGACGGTGGCATTGGAGATTGGGCAAGCAAACATCACGATAAACACCCTATGTCCGGCCTATGTGAAAACCCCACTGGTGGAACAACAAATCGCAGCACAAGCCTTGCAAAATAATATAACTGAAGCAGAAGTGATCGATAAAATAATGCTTGAGCCAATGCCAAAAAAGGCGTTTATCAGTATCGATGAACTTGCCGCTAGCGCCGCCTTTTTGATCAGTGATGGAGCTCGTAACATGACGGCTCAAACCCTAGTAATTGACGGTGGTTGGACTGCACGTTGA
- the nadK gene encoding NAD(+) kinase → MPFKTIGLIGKPAHEGANKSLNAIVQFLKSKGCRILVERKVTNMLVGNGFESAELEEIGTQADLAIVVGGDGNMLGAARVLAKHDVAVVGVNRGNLGFLTDISPDDIERQLESIFQGESVREQRFILQVEVFRDGILQSANSAINEVVLHHGKVAHMMEFEVYIDDNFVFSQRSDGLIVATPTGSTAYSLSGGGPILTPNLDALTLVPMFPHTLSSRPIVVDANSTVKMKVSQDNTDNLQVSCDSHIVLTVLPGDIINIKKNQDKLSLIHPKDYNYFNVLRTKLGWGSKLY, encoded by the coding sequence ATGCCGTTTAAAACCATTGGATTGATTGGTAAACCCGCACACGAAGGTGCCAACAAAAGCTTGAATGCAATCGTGCAGTTTTTAAAAAGCAAGGGTTGCCGCATTTTGGTAGAACGAAAAGTGACCAACATGCTGGTAGGTAACGGTTTTGAGTCAGCAGAGTTGGAAGAAATTGGCACACAAGCAGACTTAGCAATAGTTGTTGGCGGCGATGGAAATATGTTGGGTGCTGCCAGAGTGTTGGCCAAGCATGATGTCGCTGTAGTCGGTGTAAACCGTGGTAATTTAGGCTTTTTAACTGATATCAGTCCAGATGACATCGAGCGTCAGTTAGAAAGCATTTTCCAAGGGGAAAGTGTTCGCGAACAACGATTCATATTGCAGGTTGAAGTATTTCGCGACGGCATTTTACAAAGTGCCAATTCAGCAATAAACGAAGTGGTACTGCATCACGGTAAAGTGGCGCATATGATGGAGTTCGAAGTCTATATTGACGATAATTTTGTCTTTAGCCAACGCTCAGATGGACTGATTGTAGCCACTCCTACAGGCTCAACAGCCTATTCATTGTCCGGGGGGGGGCCGATTCTTACTCCGAACTTAGACGCTTTGACATTAGTACCCATGTTTCCCCATACATTGAGTAGCAGACCCATAGTGGTCGACGCCAATAGTACCGTCAAAATGAAAGTATCCCAAGACAACACAGACAACTTACAAGTAAGTTGCGACAGTCATATAGTATTAACAGTGTTACCCGGTGACATTATTAATATTAAAAAGAATCAGGACAAACTGTCTCTTATTCACCCTAAAGATTATAACTATTTCAATGTGTTACGTACCAAGCTGGGTTGGGGCTCAAAACTTTATTAA